The Streptomyces sp. NBC_01571 genome includes the window CGCGAACAGCGTTCCGTTGAGGCGCTGTTGGGGCGTCCGCACGGAGACCTTGCGGAAGGCGAAGCCCGCTCCGCGCAGGACGATTCCGAGAGCGGCGAAGACGAGTGGCAGATAGAGGGTCGTGGTGATCGCGGCGAAGGCGGCGGGGAAGCCGCTCCACAGCATGACCAGGCAGTAGATGAGCCAGGTGTGGTTGGCCTCCCAGACCGGGCCGATCGACAGGTCGACCAAGTGGCGGGGGTTCCTGCCGCGTTCGGCTCCCCCGGCCGTCAGGTCCCAGAAGCCGGCACCGAAGTCCGCCCCGCCGAACAGCGCGTAGGCGACGACGCCGACGAACATGACCAGGGCGACCACGTCACTGAGGTTCATCGGTCTTCTCCTGCCGCGCCGGACGTGACGTGGGGCTGCTCGGGTCCGTAGGGAACGTAGACGGTCTCGTCGCCCTCGGTCCGCCAGCGCCGGGCCATGGCGCGCAGGACCAGGACGGCACCGATGCCGACCGCCGCGTACAGGACGACGGTCGCCCCGAACAGCGGCCACAGGTTGCCCTGCGTCGTCACCGCCTGCCTCGTCAGCAGCAGCCCGACCACGGTCCAGGGCTGACGGCCGACCTCGGTGACGACCCAGCCGCTCTCCAGGCAGACGACGGCGACGAGGCCGCTGAGAGCGGCGCCCCGCAGGAACCAGCGGTTGGTGGGCATCGTCCGTCCCCGCCACCACAGCCAGGCGAACCAGAGGACCAGGCCGAGCATGAGGAAGGTGGTGCCGACCATCACGTCGAAGGCCAGGTGCACGATGGTGACGCTGCGGTCGGTGGGCCGCACCCCGGCCGGGATGGCCTCCAGGCCCCTGATCTCGGTCGAGGGGGTGAAGCCCGCGAGGATCGACGCCATGTCCGGGATGGGCAGGCCGTACCTGACCTTGCCGTCCACCAGGAACCCGCCGACGTTCTCCGCCACGTGGTCATCGGTCGCGGGCAGGAGTTCGATCGCCGCGAATTTGGCGGGCTCTTCCTTGAACACCTCGCGTGCCACCGTGTCGCCGACGACGATCTGCACCGGGATGGCCGCCGCCGCGACCAGGAAGCCGATGAGGAATCCCAGCCGGTGGTGGCGGTCCCGGCGTCCTTTGAGCATGCCGGCGGCGTACACGCCGGCGACCGTGAAGCCGGCCACGATGTAGGCGGCGAGGAGCATGTGCACGGTCTCGTACCAGAACGCTCCGTTGAAGAAGACTCGCAGCGGCCGTACGGCGGTGACATGGCCGTCGCGCAGGGTGATCCCGCCGGGTTGGTTCATCCAGCTGTTGGCCGCGATGACGGCCGCCGCACCGCCGAGGCTGGCCAGCACGACCGGAACTCCCGTCCAGAAGTGGGCCCAGGGCGGAAGCCGGTTCCAGCCGTAGAGATAGATCGAGACGAAGATCGCTTCGAGGAAGAAGAAGAGGCCCTCGACCGCGAACGGCATCCCGAAGGCGGCTCCGTAGTCGCCCATCAGACCGGGCCACAGGATGCCGAGTTCGAACGACAGGACCGTACCGGTGATCGCCCCCACCGCGAAGAGCACGGCGGCCACCTTCGACCATCGTCTGGCCAGCCGCAGGGCGTCGCCGTCGCCGTGGCGCAGCCCCCGGTAGTGAGCGATGAGCATGAGCGCGGTCAGGGCGACACCGAAGGGCACCAGGATGATGTGGAAGCCGAGAGTGAACGCCATCTGCTCCCGGGCGGGGAGCATCTGCGAGGGGTCTCCGACGGCCGCCATGGCCTTGCTCACTGGATGCAACACCCGGTCCATCCTTGTGCCGTGACGGCACATCCGGGATGTCCCGGGTGCGGCGCGGCGCGGCGCGTCACCCGGACGGACTAGGGGTGGCCCGCCGCGCGGCCGCACCGCGGTGCGGCCGTCAGGGCAGGGGCTCCTCGGTCCACACCGTCTTGCCGTCCTCGGTGTAGCGGGTGCCCCAACGGTCGGTGAGGGCGGCGACGATGAGCAGACCGCGGCCGTCCTCGTCCTGGATGCGGGCGTGCCGGAGATGGGGGGCGGTCGTGGCCCCGTCGGAGACTTCCAGGGTCAGCGACTGGTCCCGGATCAGCCGCACCGTGGCCGTGCCGGTGGCGTGGCGGATGACGTTGGTGACGAGTTCGCTGACGACCATCTCCGCCGTGAACGCGTGCGAGCCCAGTCCCCAGCGCTCCAGCTGTCCGCGGACCCGGTGCCGGCAATCGGCGACGGACGAGGCCTCCGGGGGAAACCGCCACGAGGCGACCTGGTCGCGGGCGAGGCGGTGGGTGCGGATCGCGAGCACGGCGACACCGTCCGGCGGCGGCTCGCGCAGCAGGCTGTACACGATGGCGTCGCAGGTGGCCTTGGGGTCGGCGGTCGGACGGGCGCTGATCTCCCGCAGCCGGGAAAGCCGTTGGTCGGCCTGCGGGCCGGTGCCCAGCAGCGAGGGGGAATAGAGCGTGAGCAGGCTCTCCGGCACGAGAGGGATGTCGACGCTTTCGTAGCTGGCGTGGTTTCCCAGAGGCGGTCCGACGATGTGCTCGAGGCTCTCCGGGGTCGCCCCCGCCATCGGGGTGATCAACGGCGGTGGCCAGCCGGCGCTGGCCATGGTGAGGTGTCCGTCCACGGGGTCGTAGACGCCGTACTGGCAGCACGCGTGAGCCGCTCCGCAGGACTCGGGTGAGGACTTTTCGCGGGCGATGCGCTGCGCTGCGTCGTCCAGGTGGGCCAGCAGTTCGTCGGGAGGCAGGTCCAGCACGGCGAGCGTCGACACAGCCGTACGCAGTCTCCCCACGGTGGCCGCCGCGGCCAGCCCCTGATCGGGAATCTGGCCGATGGCGAGACCGATACGGGCGCTGGACAGTTCGATGACGTCGAACCAGAGGGCCTGGCCGGTTCCCGGAAGGTGGAAGTGGCACGTGCTGACCGCGGAGACCGTCGGCATCACCCTGGGCAGCAGGCTGCGCTGCAGGCTGATGGCGAGGGTGTGCTCACGGATGTAGCGGCGGGCGTTCTCGATGTGGATGGCCGCGTTGTCGGCCAACTCGGCTGCCAGCGGGACATCGTCGGTCGTGAAGGGTTCCGGGTGCCGGGGGCCGCGGTAGAAACAGGCGAGTCCCAGGACCCGGCCATGGACGGCCAACGGCGCGATGATCATCGAGTGGACGCCGGCGCGTTGCAGCGCTCCGGCCCGCGCGCCGTCGTGCATCAGCCAGTCGGACGGTGTGGAGTGCGGGTCGATCAGGCGCGGCGCGAGATCGGCGAGCACCTGCGTGTAGGGAGTGGGGTACACGAATCGGCTGGGCTCGCCGACCGCGTACACGCCCCTCATGTGGGCGACTCCCTCGAACGCCGCCCGGCGCAGGGGTACATCGGCGTCGACGGGTGGCTCGGGAGGTTCGTCCCCCCGCAACACGGAGTCGAGCAGGTCGACGGAGGCGACGTCCGCGAAGTCCCTGACGGCGACCTCGGCGAGTTCCTGGGCGGTGCGGGTGGCGTCGAGGGTGGTCCCGATCCTCCCGCGGGCCAGGGCGAGAAGGTCCGCTGCCGCCTGCGTCCGGACCCGCTCGGTGACGTCGTGGATGACGGTGGCGATGCCGACGGGTTCGTGGCAGACCCCGTGGAGAAGGTAGGCGGTCACGTGGTAAGTGTGCGAGCCGCCCTTGCGGTCGTGTCCCCGGATCTCTCGGCTGAGCGCCGGCAGACAGCCGGTGAGGACCTGGTCGAGGAGCGGGGTGAGGGGGAGACCGGGCCCGAGGTCCGCCACCGGTCGGTTGACGACCTGATCGGCGGGCAGACCACGCAGCGCCAGGGCGGCGGGGTTGGATCTCAGCACAGTGAGGCCCAGGTCGTATATCTCGAGACCCGCGACGGACTCATCGAAGACGGAACCCATCGTGTCCTCGGGCCTGTGCCGGACGGGCCACACGTGGATGACGCCGTCGTCCGTGTCGCGTCCCACCTCGAGGTTGAAGGCGCGGTCCGAGTCGGGTCCGAGCAGCCGGCCGAGGAGTTGGCCCGCCGAACTGCCTTCGGCGTCGGAGGCCGCGATTCCCGTCGCCGCGGCGGCCGCCCGCGTCCAGTCGGTGACGCCGCCTTCCTCGGTGAGCGTGAACCACGTCTCGTGCGCCTGCATGCCCGCCTCCTCCAGCTCCCCAGGGCAGACAGTCCGTGGTGAACGGCTTCCGCGTGGCCGGGAAGAGGGCCGGCCTCCATTCCCCTGCCTACACGACTCCTTGAGGGCCGCAGGATGATTACCTTCCAGAATGCCGCCGGGGGAGGGCACCGGCAACTCAGTCACCCGCCGTCCGCCCCGGTGACAGGCTCCGCCCTGCGGTGCACCGCATCCGACGCCGCGTGCTGATCCACCGGGGACCAGGGGACTGCCCTTAGATTGAGCGCATCGAGGCTGTGCGCGGCAACGTCCGGCGAGGCCGTGTGAGGAGCGTGGAAGTGGACTGTGCAGGGCTGCTCCGCCTGTCTCCGCCATGGCTCCGTCGGTTGCTGTCACGGCTCCGTCCGGCCCTGTCATGGCTGCACCCCTCGCCGTCATGGCGTTGAGACCGAGCGCGCCCGGCGGTCGGGAGTGGCCGGGACACGCGCGGACGGCTCAGTTTCTGCTGACGCTGGCGAGCGGCGCCGTCAACGCCCTCAGTTTCCTCGCACTGGGCGGGGTGTTCACGAGCGTCATGACGGCCAATTCCGCGCTGCTGGGACTGGCCCTGGGCAACGGGCACCTCTCGCTGGCCAACCTCGCGGCTCTCGCCATCGCGGCGTACCTGGTGGGGGCTGCCGCGGGAAGCTGGATCACGGCCGCGACGGGCCGCGTACCGCTCACCGGGGTGACCGGCGCCCTGCTGGCGGAGAGCGTGCTGTTGTGGGCGGTGTTCGCCTCCTGGCTCTTTCTGGACGGCGCGCCGGGGACGACGGCTCGTGCGGTCCTGCTCGC containing:
- a CDS encoding cytochrome ubiquinol oxidase subunit I is translated as MLHPVSKAMAAVGDPSQMLPAREQMAFTLGFHIILVPFGVALTALMLIAHYRGLRHGDGDALRLARRWSKVAAVLFAVGAITGTVLSFELGILWPGLMGDYGAAFGMPFAVEGLFFFLEAIFVSIYLYGWNRLPPWAHFWTGVPVVLASLGGAAAVIAANSWMNQPGGITLRDGHVTAVRPLRVFFNGAFWYETVHMLLAAYIVAGFTVAGVYAAGMLKGRRDRHHRLGFLIGFLVAAAAIPVQIVVGDTVAREVFKEEPAKFAAIELLPATDDHVAENVGGFLVDGKVRYGLPIPDMASILAGFTPSTEIRGLEAIPAGVRPTDRSVTIVHLAFDVMVGTTFLMLGLVLWFAWLWWRGRTMPTNRWFLRGAALSGLVAVVCLESGWVVTEVGRQPWTVVGLLLTRQAVTTQGNLWPLFGATVVLYAAVGIGAVLVLRAMARRWRTEGDETVYVPYGPEQPHVTSGAAGEDR
- a CDS encoding SpoIIE family protein phosphatase — encoded protein: MQAHETWFTLTEEGGVTDWTRAAAAATGIAASDAEGSSAGQLLGRLLGPDSDRAFNLEVGRDTDDGVIHVWPVRHRPEDTMGSVFDESVAGLEIYDLGLTVLRSNPAALALRGLPADQVVNRPVADLGPGLPLTPLLDQVLTGCLPALSREIRGHDRKGGSHTYHVTAYLLHGVCHEPVGIATVIHDVTERVRTQAAADLLALARGRIGTTLDATRTAQELAEVAVRDFADVASVDLLDSVLRGDEPPEPPVDADVPLRRAAFEGVAHMRGVYAVGEPSRFVYPTPYTQVLADLAPRLIDPHSTPSDWLMHDGARAGALQRAGVHSMIIAPLAVHGRVLGLACFYRGPRHPEPFTTDDVPLAAELADNAAIHIENARRYIREHTLAISLQRSLLPRVMPTVSAVSTCHFHLPGTGQALWFDVIELSSARIGLAIGQIPDQGLAAAATVGRLRTAVSTLAVLDLPPDELLAHLDDAAQRIAREKSSPESCGAAHACCQYGVYDPVDGHLTMASAGWPPPLITPMAGATPESLEHIVGPPLGNHASYESVDIPLVPESLLTLYSPSLLGTGPQADQRLSRLREISARPTADPKATCDAIVYSLLREPPPDGVAVLAIRTHRLARDQVASWRFPPEASSVADCRHRVRGQLERWGLGSHAFTAEMVVSELVTNVIRHATGTATVRLIRDQSLTLEVSDGATTAPHLRHARIQDEDGRGLLIVAALTDRWGTRYTEDGKTVWTEEPLP
- a CDS encoding YoaK family protein is translated as MAAPLAVMALRPSAPGGREWPGHARTAQFLLTLASGAVNALSFLALGGVFTSVMTANSALLGLALGNGHLSLANLAALAIAAYLVGAAAGSWITAATGRVPLTGVTGALLAESVLLWAVFASWLFLDGAPGTTARAVLLAVGAVSMGCQSGSVRVVAGSSVTTAYITGALTGLVAQATVERKLQRHNALVILLLPVGAAVGGAAVRWAHLLAPAVPAVLVTAALLATVLRRRSAPDDGPLQDA